In Cololabis saira isolate AMF1-May2022 chromosome 1, fColSai1.1, whole genome shotgun sequence, the following proteins share a genomic window:
- the sart1 gene encoding U4/U6.U5 tri-snRNP-associated protein 1: protein MGSSKKHKEKRSDKDAEERRREHKKHRHKERDRDASDRDGTRDKDKRKRSRSKEKSRREGRSKGERSGGEPRVKKEKVDLGYEESSADVQPQSASGDASLSIEETNKLRAKLGLKPLEMNENKKELGTKEDPKVAETINPVLISQQKEMREKLAAMKEKRLLNQKLGKVKSLAGDDWLDDTAAWVDRSRKLAKEKELAEKRAKLLEEMDQEFGVSSLVEEEFAQSKQEAYTSGDLKGLKVQHKLESFNEGQTVILTLEDKGVLEEKEDVLVNVGLVDKEKAEKNVELKKKKPDYKPYEEEETVDDMVVIKPRTVLSKYDEEIDGEKKKSFRLSTGGFADGERERELAFIKQSLRNQAQSLEMPALSIASEYYTSQEMVGFKKTKRRVRKIRKKEKTITSELLDDTRTTDFGSRSRGRGRKDKDEEVDEEEVKQEETSWPHEIPQMSDDVRMAEMEISDDEDFTPPEPTVIEEDEAEQELQKQLSKQRKLKQKQFLKDSGEKVAEKIKVLVEGDNEDDPDKRNNIVFNATSEFCRTLGDIPTYGLSGNREDQEDIMDFEQEEEKEDAGEEDSDLDENVGWSTVNLDEEQKQPDFSTASATILDEEPIVNSGLAAALLLCKNKGLLDTQMQKVARVKATKGALPNDNYCIEDKMGFDDKYSRREEYRGFTQEFKDKDAYKPDVKIEYVDESGRKLTPKEAFRQLSHRFHGKGSGKMKTERRMKKLDEEALLKKMSSSDTPLGTVALLQEKQKSQKTPYIVLSGSGKSMNANTITK from the coding sequence ATGGGCTCGTCCAAGAAACACAAGGAAAAGAGAAGTGACAAGGACGCGGAGGAGCGGCGTCGAGAACACAAGAAACACCGGCACAAGGAGCGAGACAGAGACGCCTCAGACCGGGATGGCACTCGGGATAAAGACAAACGTAAACGCTCCAGGTCCAAGGAGAAAAGCAGACGGGAGGGCCGCAGCAAAGGGGAGAGAAGCGGCGGGGAGCCACGTGTAAAGAAGGAGAAAGTGGATCTCGGATATGAGGAAAGCAGTGCAGATGTGCAGCCCCAGAGTGCAAGTGGAGACGCTTCTCTCAGTATTGAAGAGACGAACAAACTCAGGGCCAAGCTGGGTCTGAAGCCCCTGGAGATGAATGAGAACAAGAAAGAACTCGGCACCAAAGAGGACCCAAAGGTGGCAGAGACCATCAATCCTGTTCTCATCTCGCAGCAGAAGGAAATGAGAGAGAAACTGGCTGCTATGAAAGAAAAGCGCCTCCTCAACCAGAAACTGGGGAAAGTGAAGAGTCTCGCTGGGGATGACTGGTTGGATGACACGGCCGCTTGGGTCGACAGAAGCAGAAAGCTGGCGAAAGAAAAAGAATTGGCAGAGAAAAGAGCCAAACTTCTGGAAGAAATGGATCAAGAGTTTGGTGTCAGCAGCCTTGTGGAGGAAGAGTTTGCTCAAAGTAAACAGGAAGCGTATACATCTGGTGACCTGAAGGGCCTCAAAGTGCAGCATAAGCTGGAGTCATTCAATGAGGGACAGACTGTCATCCTGACCCTAGAAGACAAGGGTGTGCTTGAAGAGAAGGAAGATGTGCTTGTAAATGTGGGACTGGTGGACAAAGAAAAAGCCGAAAAGAATGTGgagctgaaaaagaaaaagcctgaCTACAAACCGTATGAAGAAGAGGAGACTGTGGACGACATGGTTGTGATTAAGCCCCGCACTGTACTGTCAAAGTATGATGAGGAAATTGATGGCGAGAAGAAAAAGAGCTTCAGGTTGAGCACGGGGGGCTTTGCTGATGGGGAGAGGGAAAGGGAGCTCGCGTTCATAAAACAATCGCTGAGAAACCAGGCCCAGTCCTTGGAGATGCCTGCTCTCTCCATTGCCTCAGAGTATTACACATCTCAGGAAATGGTGggttttaaaaagacaaaacgCAGAGTGAGGAAGATCAGGAAGAAGGAGAAGACAATCACAAGTGAACTTCTCGATGACACTCGTACCACTGATTTTGGCTCAAGGTCGCGTGGCAGAGGACGCAAAGACAAGGATGAAGAAGTTGATGAAGAGGAAGTAAAGCAGGAGGAGACCAGCTGGCCTCATGAAATCCCGCAAATGTCTGATGATGTCAGAATGGCAGAAATGGAAATAAGCGATGATGAGGACTTTACACCTCCAGAGCCAACTGTAATTGAGGAGGATGAGGCGGAGCAGGAATTGCAGAAACAACTGTCAAAGCAGAGGAAGCTGAAGCAAAAGCAGTTTCTCAAAGATTCTGGAGAGAAAGTGGCAGAAAAGATCAAAGTGCTGGTTGAAGGTGATAATGAGGATGATCCAGACAAGAGGAACAACATTGTTTTCAATGCCACATCAGAGTTTTGCAGAACACTGGGTGATATTCCAACTTATGGACTGTCAGGTAACAGAGAAGATCAGGAGGATATTATGGACTTtgaacaggaagaagaaaaagaggatgCTGGAGAAGAAGACTCTGACTTGGATGAGAATGTTGGATGGAGCACCGTTAACTTGGATGAGGAGCAAAAACAGCCTGATTTCTCCACAGCTTCTGCCACCATTTTAGATGAGGAGCCAATTGTCAACTCTGGCCTTGCAGCTGCATTACTGCTGTGCAAAAATAAAGGCCTGTTGGACACTCAAATGCAGAAGGTGGCTCGTGTCAAAGCAACAAAGGGTGCCCTGCCCAATGACAACTACTGCATTGAAGACAAGATGGGCTTTGATGACAAGTACAGTCGTAGAGAAGAATACAGAGGCTTCACACAGGAGTTCAAGGACAAGGATGCCTACAAGCCTGATGTCAAGATTGAGTATGTAGATGAGTCTGGCCGGAAACTGACTCCAAAAGAAGCTTTCCGACAGCTCTCGCACCGATTCCATGGGAAAGGATCTGGAAAGATGAAGACTGAAAGGAGGATGAAAAAGCTGGATGAAGAGGCACTGCTGAAGAAGATGAGCAGCAGTGATACTCCTCTTGGGACGGTGGCTTTGCTTCAAGAGAAACAGAAATCTCAGAAAACACCATACATTGTGCTTAGTGGGAGCGGGAAAAGTATGAATGCAAACACCATTACCAAATAA